In a single window of the Renibacterium salmoninarum ATCC 33209 genome:
- a CDS encoding DUF952 domain-containing protein, translated as MTSILHLARLHDWTAALTNPLGYQISTRGATLNETGFIHGSTAAQLPVVAEFLYTGDPAELVVLVVDLTAVDAAGTEVKWEDGGAGELYPHIYGPITAAMVKAALPAGFDGAHFQMPDLTGLGVLNNPPQQLG; from the coding sequence ATGACGTCGATATTGCATCTTGCCCGGCTACACGACTGGACCGCCGCTCTGACCAACCCGCTGGGCTATCAAATCTCCACCCGTGGCGCGACACTGAATGAAACTGGATTTATCCATGGCTCTACCGCAGCTCAGTTGCCGGTCGTGGCGGAATTTCTTTACACCGGCGATCCGGCAGAGCTCGTCGTGCTGGTGGTAGATCTAACCGCGGTTGATGCAGCCGGCACCGAAGTGAAATGGGAAGACGGCGGCGCTGGAGAGCTCTACCCACATATCTACGGCCCCATCACAGCCGCCATGGTGAAAGCTGCCCTGCCTGCCGGTTTTGACGGCGCACATTTCCAAATGCCGGACCTTACCGGGCTCGGAGTGCTGAACAATCCGCCACAACAGCTAGGCTAA
- a CDS encoding DNA-3-methyladenine glycosylase family protein: MQVTAFGPGADAALALAPSMAGADDDWSEFDSASFQALLPEHVQLARRRHPGLRLPRSRRIMDTLIPAILEQKVTGKEAFSGYRRLIFKYGSIPPGADSTGFPAQLRLAPRPEEWALIPSWEWHRAGVGPQRSDTIMRALKRAPGLARLGELNAIDAAKGLMSISGIGPWTAAEVTQSSHGDPDSVSVGDYHLAGFVGIALTGNPVDDSAMMELLEPWRGHRQRVVRMLYLSGIIKERHGPRMSVRDYRNI; encoded by the coding sequence GTGCAGGTCACAGCTTTTGGCCCTGGCGCTGATGCCGCATTGGCCTTGGCACCCTCGATGGCTGGCGCTGATGATGATTGGTCAGAGTTCGACTCCGCCTCGTTCCAGGCATTGCTACCGGAACACGTCCAACTTGCCCGACGGCGGCATCCGGGCCTGCGCCTGCCGCGCAGCCGCCGCATCATGGATACTTTGATTCCAGCGATTTTGGAACAAAAAGTTACTGGTAAAGAGGCATTCAGCGGCTACCGAAGGCTGATTTTCAAATATGGTTCCATCCCACCGGGAGCGGACAGTACAGGTTTTCCGGCCCAGTTGCGGTTGGCCCCGCGCCCGGAGGAATGGGCTTTAATCCCTTCCTGGGAATGGCATCGGGCTGGTGTAGGGCCGCAACGATCGGACACCATAATGCGCGCCTTGAAGCGCGCCCCCGGTTTGGCACGACTTGGCGAGCTCAACGCGATCGATGCCGCAAAGGGTCTGATGAGCATCTCCGGAATTGGTCCGTGGACCGCAGCAGAGGTTACCCAGTCAAGTCACGGTGATCCAGATTCGGTCTCGGTGGGCGACTACCATCTGGCCGGGTTTGTTGGTATTGCGCTGACCGGCAATCCGGTTGATGACAGCGCCATGATGGAGCTGCTGGAGCCCTGGCGCGGGCACCGTCAACGAGTGGTTCGGATGTTGTATCTGTCCGGAATCATCAAAGAGCGCCATGGTCCACGAATGTCGGTTCGCGACTATCGAAATATCTGA
- a CDS encoding SLC13 family permease yields MGGTGVVLLLGLVCLLTGLLPTADALLLAQRTVPILLFVIAMTLVTEMANDAGVFRTLTGWLAAKTAGRSGRGRIIVLWLFVVALSTVSTIFLSLDTTAVLITPVVVLLAMHAGIRPLPFALTTVWLANTASLLLPVSNLTNLLAQHQLAMTPWQFANLLWAPALIGIAIPVAALWLLFRKDFTGSYRPDPVSKPADRPLLIVCAVVLLLLLPALISGIPVEYPALVAAVVLLLVFLFRRRAALSWQMLPWRPVVLTIGLFLIVATLHARGLPALLSHSAGEGNGFLALLQLAGLAATSANIVNNLPAYLALEPVAGSPLRLAAVLIGVNLGPLITPWASLATLLWHERLKSIGVRISWPRFAILGLLMALVMLPLAV; encoded by the coding sequence GTGGGCGGTACGGGGGTGGTGCTGCTACTTGGCCTTGTTTGCCTCCTCACCGGATTACTGCCAACTGCAGATGCTTTGCTGCTGGCGCAGCGCACCGTACCCATTTTGCTGTTCGTGATCGCCATGACGTTAGTGACCGAAATGGCCAACGACGCCGGGGTGTTCCGGACATTGACCGGCTGGTTGGCAGCCAAAACAGCTGGCCGCTCTGGGCGTGGCCGCATCATCGTGCTCTGGCTCTTCGTCGTTGCCTTATCTACCGTGAGCACGATCTTTTTATCCCTGGACACTACTGCGGTGCTCATCACTCCGGTCGTGGTTCTTCTGGCTATGCACGCTGGGATTCGCCCGTTGCCCTTCGCCTTGACCACGGTATGGCTGGCTAACACCGCCTCATTACTGTTGCCGGTTTCCAATCTCACGAATCTACTGGCGCAACATCAGCTAGCCATGACACCGTGGCAGTTCGCTAATCTGCTGTGGGCGCCGGCCCTTATCGGCATCGCGATTCCGGTCGCGGCACTTTGGCTTCTGTTTCGGAAGGACTTCACGGGAAGCTACCGGCCGGACCCCGTCAGCAAACCGGCGGATCGACCGCTTTTGATCGTATGCGCCGTCGTCCTGCTGTTGTTGCTCCCAGCCCTGATCAGCGGCATTCCTGTTGAGTACCCCGCATTAGTGGCCGCCGTCGTGCTCTTGTTGGTGTTCCTCTTTCGTCGTCGCGCGGCGCTGTCTTGGCAAATGTTGCCTTGGCGACCGGTTGTTTTGACGATTGGCCTATTTCTGATCGTCGCTACGCTGCACGCGCGTGGTTTACCTGCGCTACTCTCCCATTCGGCCGGCGAAGGCAACGGCTTTTTAGCCTTGTTGCAACTCGCCGGATTGGCCGCCACTTCGGCAAACATAGTAAATAATTTGCCAGCATATTTGGCCTTGGAACCTGTCGCCGGCTCGCCATTGCGACTAGCTGCGGTGCTGATTGGCGTCAATCTTGGTCCGCTCATCACCCCCTGGGCGTCATTGGCGACGCTGCTATGGCATGAACGACTCAAAAGCATTGGCGTTCGAATCTCCTGGCCTCGCTTCGCGATCCTTGGTTTGCTGATGGCTCTGGTGATGTTGCCTTTGGCCGTTTAG